The following coding sequences are from one Streptomyces sp. V3I7 window:
- a CDS encoding GIY-YIG nuclease family protein, translating to MEATALTSPDRLWSAQQVLMRPSPVPAVAGVYGWHFKQAPHQDLDVGRLLYVGIAPRYMANKTSTQNLRKRVRYHYRGNAAGSTLRLTLGCLLGLELRRVGSGKRMTFGKAGEATLSQWMAENARVCWIEHGEPWALESELISQLDLPLNLDQNRHNAFHGRLKGLRAEARQRARELPISA from the coding sequence GTGGAAGCTACTGCTCTCACCAGTCCCGACCGACTGTGGTCGGCGCAGCAGGTCTTGATGCGCCCGAGCCCCGTTCCAGCCGTGGCGGGGGTCTACGGGTGGCACTTCAAGCAGGCACCCCACCAGGACCTGGACGTCGGACGTCTGCTCTACGTCGGTATAGCCCCGCGATACATGGCGAACAAGACCAGCACGCAGAACCTGCGGAAGCGCGTGCGGTACCACTACCGAGGCAACGCGGCCGGATCGACGCTGCGGCTCACACTCGGCTGCCTGCTCGGGCTTGAACTTCGCCGCGTGGGCAGCGGCAAGCGCATGACCTTCGGCAAGGCCGGGGAAGCCACCCTCAGTCAGTGGATGGCAGAGAACGCGCGAGTGTGCTGGATCGAGCATGGCGAGCCGTGGGCGCTGGAGTCGGAGCTCATCTCTCAACTCGACCTGCCGCTGAACCTGGACCAGAACCGCCACAACGCATTCCACGGCCGCCTCAAGGGCCTGAGGGCCGAAGCCCGCCAGCGGGCACGGGAGTTGCCCATCAGCGCGTAG